A window of Verrucomicrobiia bacterium genomic DNA:
CAAATCGCTGCGCGGTCGTAACCTTGCCGTTCCAGTTCGTCACCCAGCGGTGAATCCATGATGATGTTGGTAGTCCGGCCTTCATGACCAAATCCCAACATGAGGTACATGTACTTGTCGGCCAAGTGTCGTCCAGGCGGTGTGCCCACATCATGTAGCTGAAGGGAAACGGGTAGTTCCGGGCAGAGTTCCCGAAAAGCCGGTTCGTTAATGATGGCTACCATTCCCAGGTGCTTGGACCCAAAGAGGTGTTCCGCCGTCATGCAGGGAGTGCCAGCCCTTAGGAATTGGGCAAATGTAGAGCTCTGCGAGATAAACTCTGTCCTTCGGAATTCGGGCGTAGCCATGATCCGACGGTCATTTTCTGAATGATGAACTTGTCTGTACAGCCGATCACGTCGGACGAGTACAAACGTTTCTCGGAAGTAGTTATTGTATCCTGTCCAATCTGTAAAAGGTCGAGGCGGGGGCATCTGCTCCTCCAAGCCACAAGGGCGAACTTTCGAAGTCTGGAAGCAGAATATCAGAAAGATAAAGAAAGTGGCTATGAAAAACAAAAACCCTCTCCTGAGCTTGTGTTCACGGGTGGGGTTTAAGATGTCTGTTGCAAGTTACTACAAACTATTAGTTATTCAATTGCATGGCCCATTAATGCTAGCGAATACCTGCTAAAATAGAAGAATACAATATATAGGCACCTTCAAGAGTCTGCATGCATAACGCTCATTCTGTTTCAGATAACGTAGCTCCCCGTGTTTGGAGCGCCAGGCTGGTGGATTGGTTTTTTAAGAACACCCAAGTCGTACTGCTCTTTGCGATTGCTTTGATTGTAGGGGGTGTTTTTTCGTTAATGAGCCTTCGCTCAGAGGGATTTCCAGCTCCGCAAATTAAAATTGCGGTTATTACTAACTTGTACCGTGGCGCAAGCCCGCAGGAAGTAGAAACACAGGTTGTAAAGCCCATAGAGAATGCGGTCTCAGGCATTGCAGGAGTGAACGACGTAAGTTCCACAGCCGCAAACAGCTTTGGAAATATTGTTGTAACTTTTGATGCAAGCGCAGACTTTACCGGTGCTTTATCTGAAATACGTAACAAGGTTCAAAGCTTGTCACTTCCTCAAGATGCTGACAAACCAGAAATTACGGTACCAAGTTTTGGTGGAAGCATTTCTTACTACGCAGTAAGTGGTGATGTCACCAATGTCGCCGATCTTAGAAAGCAAGGGGACTTTGTAAAAAGAGAAC
This region includes:
- a CDS encoding efflux RND transporter permease subunit; the encoded protein is MHNAHSVSDNVAPRVWSARLVDWFFKNTQVVLLFAIALIVGGVFSLMSLRSEGFPAPQIKIAVITNLYRGASPQEVETQVVKPIENAVSGIAGVNDVSSTAANSFGNIVVTFDASADFTGALSEIRNKVQSLSLPQDADKPEITVPSFGGSISYYAVSGDVTNVADLRKQGDFVKRELETVKGVKEFRILQKINDKVLVSWMPDQVTRFGLTPSGISQA